The following coding sequences lie in one Glycine soja cultivar W05 chromosome 16, ASM419377v2, whole genome shotgun sequence genomic window:
- the LOC114390708 gene encoding SUPPRESSOR OF ABI3-5-like isoform X2 has protein sequence MDPGRYALHQGWDNNSALEGYSTVHDPNFRVGGSYDERRFIDERYPRDAVYQRNNFPRDILDREAYLPPGPPVGHWSQTKRRGYDEDYPLDRESRRFQRPYHESYDQIDGFRDREIDTYPEYERFRDGYTGIENYGDRGYDKPARFVGHDRDDYAYDDDYDYKSRASSHHRREDSHERDHDHGRHSYDSDYERSSRRDSNWRRRKSRDRERVKSGHSRERDLSPHRRHERSHSHSHSRSRSCSRSRSPSHSHSRSQSRGYDDHPRSRSPRGRSHGRSYREDSYTDSRYDKSERRRDRDDKRLWEHYSVAPSATVVVKGLSQKTTEEDLYQILAECGPLRHVRVIKERNSGVSRGFAFIDFPSVGAAQGMMDKLGDDGLVVDGRKLFFEYSKPTGGPGPDGAMKSGHNYKSMMVPSDWMCTICGYINFARRTSCYQCNEPRTDDAPAADISLSNSAAIGKKGSEAGPTHVLVVRGLDENADEEMLRYEFSKHAPIKDLRLVRDKFTHVSRGFAFVHFYSVEDATKALEATNGTMLEKNGQILRVAYAKSILGPGSGTSGTSQSSSLAAAAIEAATFAQQYDSVGWAPKEYNPDAKQSTGPEQTGAEVGAPQSGFVWDEASGYYYDAASGFYYDGNTGLYYDGNNGIWYSYDHQTQQYIPCTDQNQNKASNESEPSKVSDGSGSKKVISAPATAVAPVEKPASLADAVQAAATAALAAEKKEKEKSKEIKLASKSSILANKKKMNNVLTMWKQRSHEGQATRVALEDNQPSVSADDRSYSSGHYAKNKLKNETMVRESNASNPGSHTTLAQSAAIDSQAQPQPVSNSLGGTVMGVIRGSGRGVVKADTYSGSTSVASSMPSLSTANVDAQTVATPFRTDVSALGSYTQSVIVGSGRRRFSEMPHSASTHKEQPQTTYRDRAAERRSLYGSSSSVGNDLADLEIGDSNRDFASRKGDPMPFPPGVGGGRIVGDANLDTFEVITADKAIDENNVGNRMLRNMGWQEGLGLGKDGSGMIEPVLAQATENRAGLGSQQKKLDPSLEVQAGDSYKMLIHKKALARFREMSES, from the exons ATGGATCCTGGTCGCTATGCTCTGCATCAAGGCTGGGATAATAACAGC GCTCTTGAGGGATACAGCACCGTCCATGACCCCAACTTCCG GGTTGGCGGTTCCTATGATGAGAGAAGGTTTATAGATGAAAGATATCCAAGGGATGCCGTTTACCAGAGAAATAATTTCCCCCGTGACATTTTGGATAGGGAGGCTTATCTGCCGCCAGGACCTCCTGTTGGCCACTGGAGTCAAACCAAACGGAGAGGTTATGATGAAGATTATCCACTTGACAGGGAATCTAGACGTTTTCAGAGGCCCTATCATGAATCATATGATCAGATTGATGGTTTCAGGGATCGTGAGATTGACACCTATCCAGAATATGAAAGGTTTCGGGATGGCTATACTGGCATTGAAAACTATGGTGATCGAGGATATGATAAACCTGCCAGGTTTGTAGGACATGACCGTGATGATTATGCATATGATGATGATTATGACTACAAGTCCCGAGCATCCTCTCATCATCGTAGGGAGGATAGCCATGAGAGGGATCATGATCATGGTCGACATAGTTATGATTCTGATTATGAAAGAAGTAGTAGAAGAGATAGTAATTGGAGGCGACGCAAATCACGTGATCGGGAACGAGTTAAGAGTGGTCATAGTCGGGAAAGAGATCTGAGTCCGCATAGGAGACATGAGCGTTCTCATTCACATTCACATTCTCGTTCTCGATCTTGTTCACGTTCTCGATCCCCGTCTCATTCCCATTCCCGGTCTCAATCTCGTGGATATGATGACCATCCAAGATCTAGGTCCCCCCGAGGTCGAAGCCATGGTCGAAGTTATAGGGAAGATAGCTATACTGACAGTCGATATGACAAAAGTGAAAGACGTAGGGATCGTGATGATAAACGTCTGTGGGAGCATTATTCTGTG GCCCCATCTGCAACTGTTGTTGTGAAAGGTCTTTCACAGAAGACAACTGAAGAAGATCTATACCAAATCCTT gCTGAATGTGGTCCCCTCCGTCATGTTCGTGTTATAAAGGAGAGAAATTCTGGTGTCTCTCGTGGATTTGCATTCATTGATTTTCCTTCTGTG GGAGCTGCCCAAGGAATGATGGACAAACTAGGAGATGATGGTCTTGTTGTGGATGGcagaaaacttttctttgaatatag TAAGCCAACAGGAGGTCCTGGTCCAGATGGAGCTATGAAATCAGGTCATAATTATAAGAGCATGATGGTTCCATCCGATTGGATGTGCACTATATGTGGCTACATAAATTTTGCACGCCGGACTTCCTGCTATCAG TGTAATGAGCCACGAACTGATGATGCCCCTGCAGCAGATATTTCATTGTCTAATTCAGCAGCTATAGGAAAGAAAGGTTCAGAAGCAG GTCCAACTCATGTGTTGGTTGTCCGTGGATTGGATGAAAATGCGGATGAGGAAATGCTCCGCTATGAGTTTTCCAAACATGCTCCGATTAAG GATCTGCGTCTTGTGAGAGACAAGTTTACTCATGTCTCAAGGGGATTTGCATTTGTACACTTTTATTCG GTGGAGGATGCTACCAAAGCTCTTGAGGCAACGAATGGAACTATGCTTGAAAAGAATGGGCAGATTCTAAGAGTGGCGTATGCAAAAAGTATCCTGGGCCCTGGATCAGGAACATCAGGAACTTCCCAATCAAGCAGTCTTGCAGCTGCTGCTATCGAGGCTGCGACATTTGCCCAACAG TATGATTCTGTGGGATGGGCTCCAAAAGAATACAACCCAGATGCCAAACAATCTACTGGTCCAGAGCAAACTGGTGCAGAAGTTGGTGCTCCACAATCAGGCTTTGTTTGGGATGAAGCATCGGGTTATTACTATGATGCTGCTTCTGGGTTTTACTATGATGGAAATACTG GTCTTTACTATGATGGTAATAATGGGATTTGGTATTCATATGACCACCAAACTCAGCAGTACATACCTTGCACTGATCAAAATCAGAATAAAGCATCTAATGAGTCTGAACCTTCTAAGGTATCTGATGGTTCTGGAAGTAAAAAGGTCATTTCTGCACCAGCTACTGCTGTTGCACCGGTTGAGAAGCCAGCTTCATTGGCAGATGCTGTCCAGGCTGCAGCAACTGCTGCTTTAGCTGcagagaagaaagagaaagaaaaatcaaaggaaaTAAAACTTGCCTCAAAAAGCAGTATACTggcaaacaagaaaaaaatgaacaatgtgTTGACAATGTGGAAACAAAGGAGCCATGAGGGGCAGGCTACTCGAGTGGCTCTGGAAGACAATCAGCCTTCTGTTTCAGCTGATGATAGGTCATATTCTTCTGGACATTATGCAAAgaataagttaaaaaatgagACTATGGTAAGGGAAAGTAATGCTTCTAATCCAGGAAGTCACACAACTCTTGCCCAGAGTGCTGCTATTGATTCTCAGGCACAGCCACAGCCTGTTAGTAATAGCCTTGGAGGCACTGTGATGGGGGTTATAAGGGGCTCAGGAAGAGGGGTTGTTAAAGCAGATACTTATTCAGGTTCTACATCTGTTGCATCATCTATGCCAAGTTTATCTACAGCAAATGTTGATGCACAGACAGTTGCTACTCCCTTTAGAACAGATGTATCTGCCCTGGGTTCATATACACAATCTGTGATTGTTGGAAGTGGTCGAAGAAGGTTTTCAGAAATGCCTCATTCTGCTTCAACTCACAAGGAACAACCTCAAACAACTTACCGGGACCGTGCAGCTGAGAGGAGGAGTTTATATGGCTCATCATCTTCAGTTGGAAATGATTTAGCTGACCTTGAAATTGGCGATTCAA ATCGAGATTTTGCATCAAGGAAGGGTGATCCCATGCCATTCCCTCCTGGGGTTGGTGGAGGACGCATAGTTGGAGATGCCAACCTTGATACTTTTGAGGTGATTACGGCAGACAAAGCAAttgatgaaaacaatgttggtaATCGGATGCTTCGCAACATGGGCTGGCAAGAAGGATTG GGACTAGGAAAGGATGGGAGTGGAATGATAGAGCCTGTCCTGGCACAAGCCACCGAAAATAGGGCAGGACTTGGGAGTCAACAGAAGAAGTTGGATCCTAGCCTTGAGGTGCAAGCAGGGGACAGTTACAAGAtgcttattcataaaaaagcaCTTGCCAGGTTTCGGGAGATGTCAGAGAGTTAA
- the LOC114390708 gene encoding SUPPRESSOR OF ABI3-5-like isoform X1: MDPGRYALHQGWDNNSALEGYSTVHDPNFRVGGSYDERRFIDERYPRDAVYQRNNFPRDILDREAYLPPGPPVGHWSQTKRRGYDEDYPLDRESRRFQRPYHESYDQIDGFRDREIDTYPEYERFRDGYTGIENYGDRGYDKPARFVGHDRDDYAYDDDYDYKSRASSHHRREDSHERDHDHGRHSYDSDYERSSRRDSNWRRRKSRDRERVKSGHSRERDLSPHRRHERSHSHSHSRSRSCSRSRSPSHSHSRSQSRGYDDHPRSRSPRGRSHGRSYREDSYTDSRYDKSERRRDRDDKRLWEHYSVAPSATVVVKGLSQKTTEEDLYQILAECGPLRHVRVIKERNSGVSRGFAFIDFPSVGAAQGMMDKLGDDGLVVDGRKLFFEYSSKPTGGPGPDGAMKSGHNYKSMMVPSDWMCTICGYINFARRTSCYQCNEPRTDDAPAADISLSNSAAIGKKGSEAGPTHVLVVRGLDENADEEMLRYEFSKHAPIKDLRLVRDKFTHVSRGFAFVHFYSVEDATKALEATNGTMLEKNGQILRVAYAKSILGPGSGTSGTSQSSSLAAAAIEAATFAQQYDSVGWAPKEYNPDAKQSTGPEQTGAEVGAPQSGFVWDEASGYYYDAASGFYYDGNTGLYYDGNNGIWYSYDHQTQQYIPCTDQNQNKASNESEPSKVSDGSGSKKVISAPATAVAPVEKPASLADAVQAAATAALAAEKKEKEKSKEIKLASKSSILANKKKMNNVLTMWKQRSHEGQATRVALEDNQPSVSADDRSYSSGHYAKNKLKNETMVRESNASNPGSHTTLAQSAAIDSQAQPQPVSNSLGGTVMGVIRGSGRGVVKADTYSGSTSVASSMPSLSTANVDAQTVATPFRTDVSALGSYTQSVIVGSGRRRFSEMPHSASTHKEQPQTTYRDRAAERRSLYGSSSSVGNDLADLEIGDSNRDFASRKGDPMPFPPGVGGGRIVGDANLDTFEVITADKAIDENNVGNRMLRNMGWQEGLGLGKDGSGMIEPVLAQATENRAGLGSQQKKLDPSLEVQAGDSYKMLIHKKALARFREMSES; encoded by the exons ATGGATCCTGGTCGCTATGCTCTGCATCAAGGCTGGGATAATAACAGC GCTCTTGAGGGATACAGCACCGTCCATGACCCCAACTTCCG GGTTGGCGGTTCCTATGATGAGAGAAGGTTTATAGATGAAAGATATCCAAGGGATGCCGTTTACCAGAGAAATAATTTCCCCCGTGACATTTTGGATAGGGAGGCTTATCTGCCGCCAGGACCTCCTGTTGGCCACTGGAGTCAAACCAAACGGAGAGGTTATGATGAAGATTATCCACTTGACAGGGAATCTAGACGTTTTCAGAGGCCCTATCATGAATCATATGATCAGATTGATGGTTTCAGGGATCGTGAGATTGACACCTATCCAGAATATGAAAGGTTTCGGGATGGCTATACTGGCATTGAAAACTATGGTGATCGAGGATATGATAAACCTGCCAGGTTTGTAGGACATGACCGTGATGATTATGCATATGATGATGATTATGACTACAAGTCCCGAGCATCCTCTCATCATCGTAGGGAGGATAGCCATGAGAGGGATCATGATCATGGTCGACATAGTTATGATTCTGATTATGAAAGAAGTAGTAGAAGAGATAGTAATTGGAGGCGACGCAAATCACGTGATCGGGAACGAGTTAAGAGTGGTCATAGTCGGGAAAGAGATCTGAGTCCGCATAGGAGACATGAGCGTTCTCATTCACATTCACATTCTCGTTCTCGATCTTGTTCACGTTCTCGATCCCCGTCTCATTCCCATTCCCGGTCTCAATCTCGTGGATATGATGACCATCCAAGATCTAGGTCCCCCCGAGGTCGAAGCCATGGTCGAAGTTATAGGGAAGATAGCTATACTGACAGTCGATATGACAAAAGTGAAAGACGTAGGGATCGTGATGATAAACGTCTGTGGGAGCATTATTCTGTG GCCCCATCTGCAACTGTTGTTGTGAAAGGTCTTTCACAGAAGACAACTGAAGAAGATCTATACCAAATCCTT gCTGAATGTGGTCCCCTCCGTCATGTTCGTGTTATAAAGGAGAGAAATTCTGGTGTCTCTCGTGGATTTGCATTCATTGATTTTCCTTCTGTG GGAGCTGCCCAAGGAATGATGGACAAACTAGGAGATGATGGTCTTGTTGTGGATGGcagaaaacttttctttgaatatag TAGTAAGCCAACAGGAGGTCCTGGTCCAGATGGAGCTATGAAATCAGGTCATAATTATAAGAGCATGATGGTTCCATCCGATTGGATGTGCACTATATGTGGCTACATAAATTTTGCACGCCGGACTTCCTGCTATCAG TGTAATGAGCCACGAACTGATGATGCCCCTGCAGCAGATATTTCATTGTCTAATTCAGCAGCTATAGGAAAGAAAGGTTCAGAAGCAG GTCCAACTCATGTGTTGGTTGTCCGTGGATTGGATGAAAATGCGGATGAGGAAATGCTCCGCTATGAGTTTTCCAAACATGCTCCGATTAAG GATCTGCGTCTTGTGAGAGACAAGTTTACTCATGTCTCAAGGGGATTTGCATTTGTACACTTTTATTCG GTGGAGGATGCTACCAAAGCTCTTGAGGCAACGAATGGAACTATGCTTGAAAAGAATGGGCAGATTCTAAGAGTGGCGTATGCAAAAAGTATCCTGGGCCCTGGATCAGGAACATCAGGAACTTCCCAATCAAGCAGTCTTGCAGCTGCTGCTATCGAGGCTGCGACATTTGCCCAACAG TATGATTCTGTGGGATGGGCTCCAAAAGAATACAACCCAGATGCCAAACAATCTACTGGTCCAGAGCAAACTGGTGCAGAAGTTGGTGCTCCACAATCAGGCTTTGTTTGGGATGAAGCATCGGGTTATTACTATGATGCTGCTTCTGGGTTTTACTATGATGGAAATACTG GTCTTTACTATGATGGTAATAATGGGATTTGGTATTCATATGACCACCAAACTCAGCAGTACATACCTTGCACTGATCAAAATCAGAATAAAGCATCTAATGAGTCTGAACCTTCTAAGGTATCTGATGGTTCTGGAAGTAAAAAGGTCATTTCTGCACCAGCTACTGCTGTTGCACCGGTTGAGAAGCCAGCTTCATTGGCAGATGCTGTCCAGGCTGCAGCAACTGCTGCTTTAGCTGcagagaagaaagagaaagaaaaatcaaaggaaaTAAAACTTGCCTCAAAAAGCAGTATACTggcaaacaagaaaaaaatgaacaatgtgTTGACAATGTGGAAACAAAGGAGCCATGAGGGGCAGGCTACTCGAGTGGCTCTGGAAGACAATCAGCCTTCTGTTTCAGCTGATGATAGGTCATATTCTTCTGGACATTATGCAAAgaataagttaaaaaatgagACTATGGTAAGGGAAAGTAATGCTTCTAATCCAGGAAGTCACACAACTCTTGCCCAGAGTGCTGCTATTGATTCTCAGGCACAGCCACAGCCTGTTAGTAATAGCCTTGGAGGCACTGTGATGGGGGTTATAAGGGGCTCAGGAAGAGGGGTTGTTAAAGCAGATACTTATTCAGGTTCTACATCTGTTGCATCATCTATGCCAAGTTTATCTACAGCAAATGTTGATGCACAGACAGTTGCTACTCCCTTTAGAACAGATGTATCTGCCCTGGGTTCATATACACAATCTGTGATTGTTGGAAGTGGTCGAAGAAGGTTTTCAGAAATGCCTCATTCTGCTTCAACTCACAAGGAACAACCTCAAACAACTTACCGGGACCGTGCAGCTGAGAGGAGGAGTTTATATGGCTCATCATCTTCAGTTGGAAATGATTTAGCTGACCTTGAAATTGGCGATTCAA ATCGAGATTTTGCATCAAGGAAGGGTGATCCCATGCCATTCCCTCCTGGGGTTGGTGGAGGACGCATAGTTGGAGATGCCAACCTTGATACTTTTGAGGTGATTACGGCAGACAAAGCAAttgatgaaaacaatgttggtaATCGGATGCTTCGCAACATGGGCTGGCAAGAAGGATTG GGACTAGGAAAGGATGGGAGTGGAATGATAGAGCCTGTCCTGGCACAAGCCACCGAAAATAGGGCAGGACTTGGGAGTCAACAGAAGAAGTTGGATCCTAGCCTTGAGGTGCAAGCAGGGGACAGTTACAAGAtgcttattcataaaaaagcaCTTGCCAGGTTTCGGGAGATGTCAGAGAGTTAA